Genomic window (Marinifilum sp. JC120):
GAAGCCAAGGTTGCAGGTCGTGGCGCCGCTGGCCACGTAAAAAGCGGCACAATCATAATTGCAAACGACAATTACGATTACGCAATGGCAGCTTAATTAAGCTTGCCATGTCATAGCTTTGATGTCTGATATTAGCTTTGACAACAAACCCCATCAGGCTGGCTATTCTTCCGTTGCACGTCCGGAAGGAGGCGAGAACCTAGCACGCGCTGGCTCATTTGTTGCCTGTTCAGGGGCGTTCATTTGGGCGAGAAACAATACTTGAACTAAACCTGTAGACATCTTGGTGGAGCATTCTCGGACGGGAGTTCGATTCTCCCCGCCTCCACCATTTCATTGATTTCATACTGTCCCATACAGTTTCACAAAGAACGTTAAACCCTTGTTATTCATACGAATAGCAAGGGTTTTTTCGTTTCTTCTACGTTCGTTATAGTTCGCTTAACCCCGTTGACATCCGGGGTATGATGTGGGTAGACGGTCGAGTATATCAAGAACACTCACTCAATCTACCCGCAAAAAGGAGGAACCAGCATGGCTCTTACCGTAAAGCAGATTCAAGCCGCAAAACCCAAAAAGAAATTGTACCGCCTTGGAGATTCAAACGGGCTGTGTCTTGAAGTCACCCCCTCGGGCACAAAGTTATGGAGATACCGGTATCGTTTTAACGGCAAAGAAAAAATGATGGCCATAGGCTCATTCCCTGCGACTAGCCTCAAAGAAGCACGAGATAAACGAGATGAGCAACGAAAAATTCTAGAACGTGGTATCAACCCCTCCGAATACAAAAAAGACCAGCAAGCCACGATAAGTGGAGAAAACGAGTTTGAATCAATTGCCCGCGAATGGCACACCAAATTCAAAAACACTTGGACCGCAGGACACGCCCAAACAGTTATCAGACGTCTTGAACTAAATTGTTTCCCTTGGATCGGCAAAATGGTTGTCAGTGAGATTGAACCGCCGGATATCTTAAAAGTCCTCAGAAGAATTGAAAGCCGGGGTGCGCTTGAAACCGCCCACCGTGTACGCAGTATTCTCGGTCAGGTTTTACGTTATGCCGTAGCCACCGGCCGCGCCACCCGTGATGCTACTTCAGATCTTAAAGGTGCTCTTCCGCCAGTAAAGCACAAACACATGGCGTCAATCACTGACCCTAAACAAATCGGCCCCCTACTCAACAGCATTGATGAATATGAAGGCAGACACATAACCAAGTGCGCTTTGCAACTGGCTCCGTTAGTTTTCATCCGCCCCGGAGAACTGAGACATGGTCTATGGAGTGAGATTGACCTCGAAGCTGCTGAATGGCGAATCCCTGCGGGTAAAATGAAAGCCCGTCGCCCACATATCGTTCCATTATCCCGGCAAGCCTTAGAAATTTTATATGAACTAAAACCGCTGACCGGTGATGGTGAGTTTCTATTTCCAAGTGTACGCAGCAAGCTAACGCCCATGAGTGAAAACACTGTCAACGGAGCGTTGCGCCGCCTTGGCTACACCAAAGAAGAACTCACAGGACACGGTTTCCGCTCCATGGCGTCAACAAACCTCAATGAAAATGGCTGGCGTCCAGACGTGATTGAAAGACAACTTGCTCACGTTGAGGGAAATAGCGTGCGCGCAGCATACAACCATGCCGACTATCTGCCGGAACGGCGCAAGATGATGCAATGGTGGGCTGATTATTTAGATGCTTTGAAGAATGAAGAGAAAATACCAGAGATCAATTAAAACTGGAGGTTAGTATGAGATCATTTTTAGAGTTAATTGATAAAAAAGAAGATATTGCAAAAGACATTTTTCCAATTTTCATGCTGTATACAGCAATTGGAGTATCATTTTTACCCATTGGTGAAGAACTATTTTTCGTATGGTTTATCCGAATCGCAATGCTGGCAGCAATATTTATCTGCTACGCGATAGTAATCATCAGAAACCATAAAAAGATATCAGATTTGGAAAATGAACTGGAAGTTCTTTCTAGTACTAAAAAATTTATTCTTAGCGAACTTCATGATGCCCAACAGAATACGAAAGAAAACACAGTGGAAGATCTGGAACAGACTTTAGTTCTTAAGGAAAAGATTAAATCCTTAGAAACACAACTCGCCGAACAAGAAGACATCATAAGCAAAAATAAATGGAAAAAATGGTTTATCCCTGCATGCACTGCTATGGGGGATATTATTCGTGAGAACACAGTTAATTCAAGCCATCCTATCATAATCGAAAAAGAACAATTTTTTTCCAGAGTGATATCGCACTATCCAAATTTCCATGAAATTAAAAACGTAAAAGGAGAACCTTTTGGTTCAGCTTTAAGAGAGTCATGGAAATGTGTTCCGGTCACGGTTAAAGATATGACAGGAGGCTCAGGAAGGGGTAAAAAAGCCTCGAAATAGATATTTAAGACTCAAATTCTTTAAAAATTAAAACCATAAAAACAAGTGCTTATATTTTCTTAACCCCATTTACCCCTTCAACCCGTCTAGAAAACAAATCCGGTTCTTGTAGGCTTTCCTCAAACGTCAAAAAACGGAGGAAAGCTTATGAGAACCGAATCAAACCAGACTTCATACCACCTGCCTAATACGGGCTTTGTGAGACTTGTAGATGTCCTGAAAGTCATCCCGGTATCTAAAACAACTTGGTGGAAAGGCATTCAGACCGGCAGATTCCCGAAGCCAGTCAAACTCACTGAGCGCACAACAGCATGGCGTGTTTGTGATATTCGCAGACTGATTGATGAACTTCCAAATCAGAGCGAAGCCTAACATGTCTAATATGGCGTCCATGGCTTTTGAGGGGAGTAACCTGCTCCCCTCGCCAACCTCTTTCCCGCAAGGAGTTCTTCCGGCCAGTGTTGAAGACTCGCTATCTGTAGCGGCTTCAGCCTTTACGGTTCCTTTTGCCGTTCCTGCCGTAACCTTTCTTGCTGTAATCGGCGCAGCAGTAGGACGAACAAGAGGCCTTGAAGTTAAACCGAGCTGGATCACGCACCCGAATCTCTATTGGGGACTGGTGGCGCGGTCGGGCATGGGTAAAAGTCCATGCTCAAATGCCATATTAAAACCAATTCATGCGCAAGAGAATGCTGCATTTAAAGAGCATAAGCGAGAGTTAGAAGCATACGAGCTGGAATTAAGGGAATGGCAAAGCTCTTTTGCTCGCGCTCAACGCAAAAACGACACACTTCCAGACAAGCCCATCTACCCTACTTGGGAACAAATTTACGTTGAGGACAGTACCACGCAGGCCGTGGGATCAATTCTGTCCAATAATC
Coding sequences:
- a CDS encoding DUF4102 domain-containing protein; the protein is MALTVKQIQAAKPKKKLYRLGDSNGLCLEVTPSGTKLWRYRYRFNGKEKMMAIGSFPATSLKEARDKRDEQRKILERGINPSEYKKDQQATISGENEFESIAREWHTKFKNTWTAGHAQTVIRRLELNCFPWIGKMVVSEIEPPDILKVLRRIESRGALETAHRVRSILGQVLRYAVATGRATRDATSDLKGALPPVKHKHMASITDPKQIGPLLNSIDEYEGRHITKCALQLAPLVFIRPGELRHGLWSEIDLEAAEWRIPAGKMKARRPHIVPLSRQALEILYELKPLTGDGEFLFPSVRSKLTPMSENTVNGALRRLGYTKEELTGHGFRSMASTNLNENGWRPDVIERQLAHVEGNSVRAAYNHADYLPERRKMMQWWADYLDALKNEEKIPEIN
- a CDS encoding AlpA family phage regulatory protein, producing MRTESNQTSYHLPNTGFVRLVDVLKVIPVSKTTWWKGIQTGRFPKPVKLTERTTAWRVCDIRRLIDELPNQSEA